A window from Deinococcus reticulitermitis encodes these proteins:
- a CDS encoding DegV family protein, which produces MTQPSPQFSVVTDGGLDALPSLLNQVPVAPFSANFGETTYAMNEISREKLYHELQTNPVHPTSSQPSPQQWLRAFEKAGTSDLLAVTISSGLSGSRNAAEQARDLTGRLVTIHDSMTLSAAQAFQVHAAQTAAQRGLGIQTALEWMRAVHEETELYFTIETLDYLRRGGRIGRVAAALGGLLNLKPVVTVDKANGTYVNAARARSYQGGIEAVTAQVTRRFGEGTPLRLGLLYGSHPEDADQALSHLSARHPIVWSDRTGVNPVLSIHVGPRALGVAAAPGPWPWER; this is translated from the coding sequence ATGACCCAGCCCAGCCCCCAGTTTTCCGTCGTCACCGACGGTGGCCTCGACGCCCTCCCGAGCCTGCTCAACCAGGTGCCGGTCGCGCCGTTTTCGGCCAATTTTGGCGAGACGACCTACGCGATGAACGAGATCAGCCGGGAAAAGCTCTACCACGAGCTTCAGACCAATCCGGTCCATCCCACGAGCAGCCAGCCCTCGCCGCAGCAGTGGCTGAGGGCCTTCGAGAAGGCGGGCACCAGCGACCTTCTCGCCGTGACCATCTCCTCGGGGCTGAGCGGCAGCCGCAACGCCGCCGAGCAGGCGCGTGACCTCACGGGCCGCTTGGTCACGATCCACGACTCGATGACCCTGAGCGCCGCGCAGGCGTTTCAGGTGCACGCGGCGCAGACGGCGGCGCAGCGCGGGCTGGGTATCCAGACGGCCCTCGAATGGATGCGCGCGGTGCATGAGGAGACCGAGCTGTATTTCACCATCGAAACGCTCGACTACCTGCGCCGGGGCGGACGCATCGGGCGGGTCGCGGCGGCGCTTGGGGGGCTGCTCAACCTCAAGCCGGTGGTGACCGTGGACAAGGCAAACGGGACCTACGTCAACGCCGCACGCGCGCGCAGCTACCAGGGCGGCATCGAGGCCGTGACCGCGCAGGTGACCCGGCGCTTCGGCGAAGGCACCCCGCTGCGCCTCGGGCTGCTCTACGGCTCGCACCCTGAAGATGCCGATCAGGCGCTCTCGCACCTGAGCGCCCGCCACCCCATCGTCTGGTCGGACCGCACCGGGGTCAATCCGGTCCTGAGCATCCATGTCGGCCCACGCGCGCTCGGTGTCGCTGCCGCGCCGGGACCCTGGCCCTGGGAGCGGTAA
- a CDS encoding YchJ family protein: MKRSSAPMPRPHPPFKPCPCGSGRSYAACCGPHHSGEQDAPTPEALMRSRYSAYALADADYLRRTWHPDTCPPDLDLNDGTRYTGLKIHRAEGDEVEFTATLKAPGGQTHRMRERSRFVRLGEGWVYLDAAPE, translated from the coding sequence ATGAAGCGTTCCTCGGCCCCCATGCCCCGCCCCCACCCTCCCTTCAAGCCCTGCCCCTGCGGCTCGGGGCGCAGCTACGCGGCGTGCTGCGGGCCGCACCACTCGGGCGAGCAGGACGCGCCCACCCCCGAGGCCCTGATGCGCTCGCGCTACTCGGCCTACGCGCTCGCCGACGCCGACTACCTGCGCCGGACCTGGCACCCGGACACCTGCCCCCCGGACCTCGATCTGAACGACGGGACGCGCTACACCGGCCTTAAGATTCACCGCGCCGAGGGGGACGAGGTGGAGTTCACCGCCACCCTCAAGGCCCCGGGCGGCCAGACCCACCGGATGCGCGAACGCAGCCGCTTCGTGCGCCTCGGCGAGGGCTGGGTGTACCTGGACGCGGCGCCGGAGTAG
- the tsaD gene encoding tRNA (adenosine(37)-N6)-threonylcarbamoyltransferase complex transferase subunit TsaD has translation MTRFILGIDTSCDDTGVGLVECLPGGGVAVRANRVWSQTVHAQYGGVMPELASREHVERIDSVVGEALKEAGLSLRDLGAVAATSGPGLVGALLVGLMYGKGLAQALGVPFYAAHHLEGHIYAAASEEALEPPYLALVVSGGHTHLFDVAREGEYQLIGATKDDAAGEAFDKVARLAGLGYPGGPAISEAALRGDPDAVPFKEPLRGQTGYDFSFSGLKTAALLASRAGAKPDDLAASFQRAAVHTLVKTTVRAAEALGRTTVVVSGGVAANRALRRAFGATGLRVVFPGQGLNTDNGAMIALAGAAAIRAGRAPSPLGVGAQAYAPLAG, from the coding sequence GTGACGCGCTTCATCCTCGGCATCGACACCTCCTGCGACGACACCGGCGTCGGCCTCGTCGAGTGCCTGCCGGGGGGCGGCGTCGCCGTGCGGGCGAACCGGGTCTGGTCGCAGACGGTGCACGCCCAGTACGGCGGCGTGATGCCCGAACTCGCCAGCCGCGAGCACGTCGAGCGCATCGACAGCGTGGTGGGCGAGGCCCTGAAGGAAGCCGGCCTGAGTCTGCGTGACCTCGGCGCGGTGGCGGCCACCTCCGGCCCTGGGCTTGTGGGGGCGCTGCTCGTGGGCCTGATGTATGGCAAGGGGCTCGCGCAGGCGCTCGGGGTGCCGTTTTACGCCGCGCACCACCTCGAAGGCCACATCTACGCCGCCGCGTCGGAAGAGGCGCTGGAGCCGCCCTACCTCGCCCTCGTCGTGTCGGGCGGGCACACCCACCTGTTCGACGTGGCGCGCGAGGGCGAATACCAGCTCATCGGCGCGACGAAAGACGACGCGGCGGGCGAGGCCTTCGACAAGGTCGCCCGCCTCGCGGGGCTCGGGTATCCCGGCGGGCCGGCAATCAGCGAGGCGGCGCTGAGGGGAGACCCGGACGCCGTGCCGTTCAAGGAGCCGCTGAGGGGACAGACCGGCTACGACTTCTCCTTCAGCGGCCTGAAGACGGCGGCACTCCTCGCCTCGCGCGCGGGGGCCAAGCCCGATGACCTCGCGGCGAGTTTTCAGCGCGCGGCAGTGCATACGCTCGTCAAAACGACGGTACGCGCCGCCGAAGCCCTGGGCCGCACCACCGTCGTCGTGTCGGGCGGCGTGGCGGCCAACCGGGCGCTGCGGAGGGCGTTCGGGGCGACGGGCCTGCGGGTGGTCTTTCCCGGCCAGGGCCTGAACACCGACAACGGCGCGATGATCGCCCTCGCTGGAGCCGCCGCCATCCGGGCGGGGCGAGCGCCCTCGCCGCTCGGGGTAGGAGCGCAGGCCTACGCGCCGCTGGCGGGGTGA
- a CDS encoding divergent PAP2 family protein, producing the protein MTMLTELFSNRWLWTAVMASTSAQVLKVLLILLLERRWRPEVVMETGGMPSSHSAMVAALSTGLGLTEGWDSPLFAAAATFALIVMYDATGVRHSSGVQAKLLNELLGELQAVFREGFAPIPLKVLLGHTYLEMVIGASMGVLAAWLAFRVL; encoded by the coding sequence GTGACCATGCTGACTGAACTGTTTTCCAACCGCTGGCTGTGGACGGCGGTGATGGCCTCGACCTCGGCCCAGGTGCTCAAGGTGCTGCTGATTCTGCTGCTCGAACGGCGCTGGCGGCCTGAAGTCGTCATGGAGACCGGCGGGATGCCGAGCAGCCACTCGGCGATGGTCGCGGCGCTGAGCACCGGCCTGGGGCTCACCGAGGGGTGGGACTCGCCGCTCTTTGCGGCCGCAGCCACCTTCGCGCTGATCGTGATGTACGACGCTACCGGGGTCCGCCACAGCAGCGGCGTGCAGGCCAAGCTGCTCAACGAACTGCTGGGCGAGTTGCAGGCCGTCTTCCGCGAGGGCTTCGCGCCGATTCCGCTCAAGGTCCTGCTCGGCCACACCTACCTCGAAATGGTGATCGGCGCCTCTATGGGTGTGCTCGCCGCGTGGCTGGCGTTCCGGGTGCTGTGA
- the ligA gene encoding NAD-dependent DNA ligase LigA — MTDAPQGLRARYEQLREEVAAHNRAYYELDAPTVPDDEYDRLARELRDLETAHPEWAEGESPAQTVGGAPSPAFVPVTHPTRMTSLDNVFSDHELREWGEKLARALGLPAEHDDFAFTGELKIDGLSVNLYYVDGELQWAATRGNGAVGELVTAQVLTIAGLPQTLGGLTGELEVRGEVYLSRADFAAFNAQAEELGTPTLKNPRNGAAGALRQKDPEVTRTRNLRAIFYALGKRDGVPVQTQGEVLAWLAAQGFPVSRYSETLRGLGAAADYHARMTAQRADFEFDADGTVLKLDSLRAQEEAGFTSRAPRWAIAYKFPVEEVETTLESITVNVGRTGKLAPLAHLSPRLIEGSTVSKATLHNEDFVRDLDLRIGDTVVVRKSGGVIPQIMRVILDKRPEGAEPFAFPTHCPVCGHEATRAEGDANTYCPNPACPAQRFERIRYFVSRGAMDVRGIGEKLVAQLLDQGLVKDAADLYLLQAETLAGLERGGEKKAQNILAQLEASKSKPLWRLINALGISHVGERGAQALARAFGTLDDLLAATPEEIEAVPGMGGVIAASVTAALADPAMRELLRRLQEAGVSPQGEAVRRTEQLAGLNFVLTGTLSRPREEIKAQLEAAGGRVTGSVTKKTSYLIAGEEAGSKLGRAQELGVAVLDEAGLAALLAERGVTAE; from the coding sequence ATGACCGACGCGCCGCAGGGGCTCCGCGCCCGTTACGAACAGCTCCGCGAGGAGGTGGCCGCGCACAACCGCGCTTACTACGAACTCGACGCGCCGACCGTCCCCGACGACGAGTACGACCGCCTCGCCCGCGAGCTGCGCGACCTCGAAACGGCGCACCCCGAGTGGGCTGAAGGTGAAAGCCCCGCGCAGACGGTGGGCGGCGCCCCGAGTCCGGCTTTCGTGCCCGTCACGCACCCCACCCGGATGACCAGCCTCGACAACGTCTTTTCCGATCACGAACTGCGCGAGTGGGGAGAGAAGCTCGCGCGCGCGCTGGGGCTGCCGGCGGAGCACGATGACTTTGCCTTCACAGGCGAACTCAAGATCGACGGGCTGAGCGTCAATCTCTATTACGTGGACGGCGAACTCCAGTGGGCCGCCACGCGCGGCAACGGCGCGGTGGGCGAGCTGGTCACGGCGCAGGTGCTCACCATCGCGGGGCTGCCGCAGACGCTGGGCGGGCTGACGGGCGAACTCGAGGTGCGCGGCGAGGTGTACCTCTCACGGGCGGATTTTGCGGCGTTCAACGCGCAGGCAGAAGAACTCGGCACGCCGACCCTGAAAAATCCGCGTAACGGGGCCGCGGGGGCGCTGCGGCAAAAGGACCCGGAGGTGACGCGTACCCGCAACCTCAGGGCCATCTTCTACGCCCTCGGCAAGCGCGACGGGGTGCCGGTCCAGACGCAGGGCGAGGTGCTCGCCTGGCTGGCCGCGCAGGGCTTTCCGGTCAGCCGCTACTCCGAGACCCTGCGCGGCCTCGGCGCCGCCGCCGACTACCACGCGCGCATGACGGCCCAACGCGCCGACTTCGAGTTCGACGCTGACGGCACCGTGCTCAAGCTCGATTCGCTGCGCGCCCAGGAGGAGGCGGGCTTCACCTCGCGCGCGCCGCGTTGGGCGATCGCCTACAAGTTTCCGGTGGAGGAGGTGGAGACGACGCTGGAGAGCATCACCGTCAACGTGGGCCGCACTGGCAAACTTGCGCCGCTCGCGCACCTGTCTCCCCGGCTGATCGAGGGCAGCACGGTCAGCAAGGCGACGCTGCACAACGAGGACTTTGTCCGTGATCTCGACCTGCGGATTGGGGACACGGTGGTGGTCCGTAAGTCGGGCGGCGTCATTCCGCAGATCATGCGGGTGATTCTGGACAAGCGCCCGGAGGGGGCCGAGCCTTTCGCCTTTCCCACCCACTGCCCCGTGTGCGGCCACGAGGCGACGCGCGCCGAGGGCGACGCCAACACCTACTGCCCCAACCCGGCTTGCCCGGCGCAGCGCTTCGAGCGCATCCGCTACTTCGTCTCGCGCGGCGCGATGGACGTGCGCGGCATCGGGGAAAAGCTGGTGGCGCAACTGCTGGACCAGGGCCTTGTGAAAGACGCCGCCGACCTCTATCTCCTCCAGGCCGAGACCCTCGCCGGACTCGAGCGTGGCGGGGAGAAAAAGGCGCAGAACATCCTCGCGCAGCTGGAAGCGAGCAAATCAAAACCGCTGTGGCGCCTGATCAACGCACTGGGCATCAGCCATGTCGGGGAGCGGGGCGCCCAGGCCCTCGCGCGGGCGTTCGGTACGCTGGACGATCTCCTCGCCGCCACGCCCGAGGAGATCGAGGCAGTGCCCGGGATGGGGGGGGTGATCGCCGCGAGCGTGACGGCGGCCCTCGCCGACCCCGCCATGCGCGAGTTGCTGCGGCGCTTGCAGGAGGCGGGCGTCTCGCCGCAGGGTGAGGCGGTGAGGCGCACCGAGCAGCTCGCGGGGCTGAATTTCGTGCTCACCGGCACCCTCTCGCGCCCACGCGAGGAGATCAAGGCGCAGCTCGAGGCGGCAGGAGGCCGGGTGACCGGCAGCGTCACGAAAAAGACCTCGTACCTGATCGCCGGGGAGGAGGCGGGCAGCAAGCTCGGGCGCGCGCAGGAGCTCGGCGTCGCGGTGCTGGACGAGGCAGGGCTCGCGGCCCTGCTCGCCGAGCGGGGCGTGACGGCGGAGTAA
- the gltX gene encoding glutamate--tRNA ligase: MSVVTRIAPSPTGDPHVGTAYIGLFNFTLARQHGGRFILRVEDTDRSRYVESSEDRIFQMMAWLGLTPDESPLQGGPNGPYRQSERFSLYGDYARQLVASGHAYYAFETPEELAALREEAQQEGRVIAVPSRDLDPAEAQRRVDAGEAAVIRLKVEREGETVVNDLLRDPIHFQNREIDDKVLLKADGFPTYHLANVVDDRLMEVTHVVRAEEWITSTPIHVLLYRAFGWPEPVWAHMPLLRNADKSKISKRKNPTSVEWYMDQGYLPEAMLNFLATMGWTHPDGQEIFDLAEFERVFRLEDVTLGGPVFDLAKLRWYNGKYLREVLGEDEVARRLHTFLAQHKVELPQDDYFRAVARLMTPRIEVFSEFMEKTPYFWSEAYPVDERAQKAIGAGRALLPGLAARLKNLPSFDAQSIKEMFHAFAEEEGLKLGKVMPPVRAAVAGTMESPDLPELLQTLGRERVLERLERAQG; the protein is encoded by the coding sequence ATGTCTGTCGTCACCCGCATCGCGCCCAGTCCGACCGGCGACCCGCACGTCGGCACCGCCTACATCGGCCTGTTCAACTTCACCCTCGCCCGTCAGCACGGGGGCCGCTTCATCCTGCGGGTGGAAGACACCGACCGCAGCCGTTACGTCGAGAGCAGCGAAGACCGCATCTTCCAGATGATGGCGTGGCTCGGCCTCACCCCCGACGAATCGCCGCTGCAAGGCGGTCCCAATGGGCCTTATCGCCAGTCGGAGCGCTTCTCGCTGTACGGCGACTACGCCCGGCAACTCGTCGCGTCGGGCCACGCCTACTATGCCTTCGAGACGCCTGAGGAGCTCGCCGCGCTGCGCGAGGAAGCCCAGCAGGAAGGCCGGGTGATCGCCGTGCCGAGCCGCGACCTCGACCCCGCCGAGGCCCAGCGCCGGGTAGACGCGGGCGAGGCGGCGGTGATCCGGCTGAAGGTGGAGCGGGAGGGCGAGACCGTCGTGAACGACCTGCTGCGCGACCCGATTCACTTCCAGAACCGCGAGATCGACGACAAGGTGCTGCTCAAGGCCGACGGCTTTCCGACCTACCACCTCGCCAACGTGGTGGACGACCGGCTGATGGAGGTCACCCACGTCGTGCGCGCCGAGGAATGGATCACCTCGACCCCGATCCATGTGCTGCTCTACCGCGCCTTCGGCTGGCCCGAGCCGGTGTGGGCGCACATGCCGCTGCTGCGCAACGCCGACAAATCCAAGATCAGCAAGCGCAAGAACCCCACCTCCGTCGAGTGGTACATGGACCAGGGCTACCTTCCCGAAGCGATGCTGAATTTCCTCGCCACGATGGGCTGGACCCACCCGGACGGGCAGGAAATCTTCGACCTCGCCGAATTCGAGCGGGTGTTCCGGCTCGAAGACGTGACCCTCGGCGGCCCGGTCTTCGACCTCGCCAAGTTGCGCTGGTACAACGGCAAATACCTGCGCGAGGTGCTGGGGGAAGACGAGGTCGCCCGCCGCCTGCACACCTTCCTCGCGCAGCATAAGGTGGAGCTGCCGCAAGACGACTATTTCCGCGCCGTCGCCCGGCTGATGACCCCGCGAATCGAGGTCTTTTCCGAATTCATGGAGAAGACGCCCTACTTCTGGTCCGAGGCCTACCCGGTGGATGAAAGGGCGCAGAAGGCCATTGGCGCGGGCCGCGCGCTGCTGCCGGGGCTCGCCGCGCGCCTGAAGAACCTGCCGAGCTTCGACGCCCAGAGCATCAAGGAGATGTTCCACGCCTTTGCGGAAGAGGAGGGCCTCAAGCTCGGTAAGGTGATGCCCCCGGTGCGCGCCGCCGTCGCCGGCACGATGGAGAGCCCGGACCTGCCGGAGCTGCTGCAAACCCTCGGGCGCGAGCGGGTGCTCGAGCGGCTGGAGCGGGCGCAGGGTTGA
- a CDS encoding acetyltransferase, which yields MNRSPLDDVKRLVIVGTGGLGREFHALVENINAAGTDLWQMVGWLDSDAAQHGSAVHDLPVLGDLPWLSDHPEVYVAVGLGAPHTRRQVVEQIRALGHTRFATLIHPSAVIGRRVEIGEGTVICAHVTTTTDYRIGRHVLINLMATVAHDDVLHDYVNIAPAVVISGDVTIGEGTDVGTNATINQGLEIGAWSVVGSGSVVTRSLPANCTAVGAPAKPIKEREAGWHL from the coding sequence ATGAACCGCTCTCCCCTGGACGACGTCAAACGTCTCGTCATCGTCGGAACCGGTGGGCTGGGGCGTGAATTTCATGCCCTCGTCGAGAACATCAATGCGGCGGGCACCGACCTCTGGCAGATGGTGGGCTGGCTCGATAGTGACGCGGCCCAGCACGGAAGCGCCGTGCACGACCTGCCGGTCCTGGGCGACCTGCCCTGGCTCAGCGACCATCCTGAGGTCTATGTCGCGGTCGGCCTCGGCGCTCCGCACACGCGGCGCCAGGTGGTCGAGCAGATCCGGGCGCTGGGACACACCCGCTTCGCCACCCTGATTCATCCCAGCGCCGTGATCGGCCGGCGGGTAGAGATTGGAGAAGGCACCGTGATTTGCGCCCACGTCACCACCACCACCGACTACCGGATCGGGCGACACGTCCTGATCAACCTCATGGCGACGGTCGCGCACGACGACGTGCTGCACGATTACGTCAACATCGCGCCGGCCGTCGTCATCAGCGGCGACGTGACCATCGGGGAGGGCACGGACGTGGGGACCAACGCCACCATCAATCAGGGCCTGGAGATCGGCGCGTGGTCGGTCGTCGGGTCGGGGTCGGTGGTCACCCGGTCACTGCCGGCCAACTGCACGGCGGTGGGCGCCCCGGCCAAGCCGATCAAGGAGCGCGAGGCAGGCTGGCACCTGTAG
- a CDS encoding NAD(P)-dependent oxidoreductase → MDQRKAAAEGGPGLSTGFLGLGAMGYPMAAHLARQGQASGGAAYVWNRTAEKAERHARQYGSLAASLAEAAQVDVLFTCLPTSAEVSELIGRLRPHLRPGTFWVDCTSGHPEAAQRQRAELAELGVSFLDAPVSGGTGGAEAGTLTVMLGGPEEEVEAVRPALAFGGKVVRVGETGAGFAVKAVNNVLLAANLWAAGEGLSVLARRGVNLGAALEVINASSGRSNASENLIGQRVLTREFPLTFALGLLAKDADIALDVALSAKASVPVLAQVAALYRAAAHSVGAEHDHSAALQLLERMNAQEIT, encoded by the coding sequence ATGGATCAACGCAAAGCCGCCGCTGAGGGCGGACCAGGGCTCAGCACGGGGTTTCTCGGGCTGGGCGCGATGGGCTATCCGATGGCCGCGCACCTCGCCCGGCAGGGGCAGGCGTCAGGAGGCGCCGCCTACGTCTGGAACCGCACCGCTGAGAAGGCCGAGCGTCACGCGCGGCAGTACGGCTCGCTGGCCGCCTCGCTGGCCGAGGCCGCGCAGGTCGACGTGCTGTTCACTTGCCTGCCGACAAGCGCCGAGGTGAGCGAGCTGATCGGGCGGCTGCGGCCTCACCTGCGCCCCGGCACCTTCTGGGTGGACTGCACAAGCGGGCACCCGGAAGCGGCGCAGCGGCAACGCGCCGAACTCGCCGAACTCGGGGTGAGCTTCCTCGACGCCCCGGTGAGCGGCGGCACGGGCGGCGCCGAGGCCGGCACCCTCACCGTGATGCTCGGTGGCCCGGAGGAGGAGGTGGAGGCGGTGCGGCCCGCGCTCGCCTTCGGCGGCAAGGTGGTGCGGGTGGGCGAGACCGGCGCAGGCTTCGCGGTCAAGGCCGTCAACAATGTCCTGCTCGCGGCCAACCTCTGGGCGGCGGGCGAGGGCCTAAGCGTTCTGGCGCGGCGCGGGGTGAACCTGGGCGCCGCCCTCGAAGTCATCAACGCGAGCAGTGGCCGCTCGAACGCCTCGGAGAACCTGATCGGGCAGCGGGTGCTTACCCGTGAGTTTCCCCTCACCTTCGCGCTCGGGCTGCTTGCCAAGGACGCCGACATCGCGCTCGACGTGGCCCTGAGCGCCAAAGCGAGCGTGCCGGTGCTCGCACAGGTGGCCGCGCTGTACCGCGCTGCGGCGCACAGCGTGGGCGCCGAGCACGACCACAGCGCCGCCTTGCAACTGCTCGAACGCATGAACGCCCAGGAGATCACATGA
- a CDS encoding prohibitin family protein, whose protein sequence is MTQPPDNTTSRIGKARTPSFTVRPPGTRRALILGGLALAGLLLFQSVRVVPAGYVGVTFNKLSGSLTTMQEGIHVVMPGIQQLNLYDARLQEVTLASNVEDGDEGAINARSKEGLGITADVTVQFRINREEAAILHKQLGRNYLQTVIRPQVRSKVRDAIGQFGAAELISTQRQQVEESVTKALEDEFTRNHLVLDSVLLRELKIPESVAKAIEEKQTAEQQVAVENNRLQQARIAAQREVVKAEGDAKASVAKARGEAEALSLRGRALRENPQLIQLTVAEKLSPGIQTVLMPSDGNFLLNLQDLGGAAAATSARSRTSAQTGTSQTGAAQTGAAQTGTGAGTGSP, encoded by the coding sequence ATGACCCAGCCGCCTGACAACACCACCTCCAGAATCGGGAAGGCCAGAACGCCTTCCTTCACCGTTCGCCCTCCGGGCACCCGGCGCGCCCTGATCCTCGGTGGCCTCGCCCTCGCGGGGCTCTTGCTGTTCCAGAGCGTGCGGGTGGTGCCGGCCGGCTACGTGGGCGTGACCTTCAACAAGCTCAGCGGCAGCCTGACCACCATGCAAGAAGGGATACACGTCGTGATGCCGGGCATCCAGCAGCTCAACCTCTACGACGCGCGGCTTCAGGAAGTCACGCTCGCGAGCAATGTCGAGGACGGCGACGAGGGCGCGATCAATGCCCGCTCCAAGGAGGGGCTCGGCATCACGGCGGACGTGACGGTGCAGTTCCGCATCAACCGCGAGGAGGCGGCCATCTTGCACAAGCAGCTCGGGCGCAACTACCTCCAGACCGTGATCCGGCCCCAGGTCCGCAGCAAGGTGCGCGACGCCATCGGGCAGTTCGGCGCCGCCGAGCTGATCAGTACGCAGCGCCAGCAGGTTGAGGAAAGCGTGACCAAGGCGCTCGAAGACGAGTTCACCCGCAACCACCTCGTGCTCGACAGCGTGCTGCTGCGCGAGCTCAAGATTCCCGAGTCGGTCGCCAAGGCGATCGAGGAAAAGCAGACCGCCGAGCAGCAGGTCGCCGTCGAGAACAACCGCCTCCAGCAGGCGCGCATCGCCGCGCAGCGCGAAGTGGTCAAGGCTGAGGGCGACGCCAAAGCCTCGGTCGCCAAGGCGCGCGGCGAGGCCGAAGCCCTCTCCTTGCGGGGCCGGGCGCTGCGTGAAAATCCCCAGCTGATCCAGCTCACGGTGGCCGAGAAGCTCTCGCCGGGCATCCAGACGGTGCTGATGCCGTCGGACGGCAACTTTCTGCTCAACCTGCAAGACCTCGGCGGCGCGGCGGCGGCCACCAGCGCGCGCTCCCGGACGAGCGCCCAGACAGGAACGAGTCAGACAGGAGCGGCTCAGACGGGGGCAGCTCAGACAGGAACGGGAGCAGGGACGGGCTCGCCTTGA
- a CDS encoding Asp23/Gls24 family envelope stress response protein translates to MTTPEVNISKSVLLDITSTTLEGIEGLEIASASLKVGEVIRNQPGARRPRALKVTREGQEVTVDVGLNIDYGHNLVKLSQQAQRAICENIELMTGLKVKHVNVAVQGVSLPKGQAPS, encoded by the coding sequence ATGACCACCCCCGAAGTCAACATCAGTAAGAGCGTGCTGCTCGACATCACGTCCACCACCCTCGAAGGCATTGAGGGCCTCGAGATCGCCTCGGCCTCCCTCAAGGTCGGCGAGGTGATTCGCAACCAGCCCGGCGCCCGGCGTCCGCGCGCCCTCAAGGTGACCCGCGAGGGCCAGGAGGTCACGGTGGACGTGGGGCTCAACATCGACTACGGCCACAACCTCGTCAAGCTCTCGCAACAGGCCCAGCGCGCGATCTGTGAGAACATCGAGCTGATGACGGGACTCAAGGTCAAACACGTGAACGTAGCGGTGCAGGGCGTGTCCCTGCCCAAGGGCCAGGCGCCGTCTTGA
- the nusB gene encoding transcription antitermination factor NusB codes for MTRRREKAAPPVGTRRAAREFVFRVLFEADRGDLPLSAVFTRAEGAMRGGDDTFPQLGPEALVFAEELVGGLGQHRAEIDETLRRTIRGWSFEQMAQTDLNVLRLATYELLHTPEPHPPVIESAVRIARKFGGDDSGRFVNGVLSGLSRQLRAETAPDARETRGADAEG; via the coding sequence ATGACCCGCCGCCGCGAGAAGGCCGCGCCGCCGGTCGGCACCCGCCGCGCCGCCCGGGAGTTCGTCTTCCGGGTGCTGTTCGAGGCCGACCGGGGTGACCTGCCGCTGAGCGCGGTCTTTACCCGTGCCGAGGGAGCGATGCGTGGGGGAGACGACACCTTCCCGCAACTCGGCCCCGAGGCGCTTGTCTTCGCCGAGGAACTCGTGGGCGGGCTCGGTCAGCACCGCGCCGAGATCGACGAGACGCTGCGCCGCACCATTCGCGGCTGGTCGTTTGAACAGATGGCGCAGACGGACCTCAACGTGTTGCGGCTCGCCACCTACGAGCTGCTTCACACCCCGGAGCCGCACCCACCAGTCATCGAGAGCGCTGTGCGGATCGCGCGCAAGTTTGGTGGCGACGACTCGGGACGCTTCGTGAACGGGGTCCTCTCCGGCCTCTCGCGTCAGCTGCGCGCGGAGACGGCGCCGGACGCCCGTGAAACGCGGGGAGCGGACGCCGAGGGTTAG